Proteins encoded together in one Oceanobacillus iheyensis HTE831 window:
- a CDS encoding cupin domain-containing protein, whose protein sequence is MYYIPYYPNDLRYASQSPSITEQEKEELAKITLENLQKDAVTIQLLDQLSSSINEQPFLNTINYTREIKLRNINQLDYLYRNITGKAPRYETEAEERSNSELGIQDIVERCIEDYEENYKASLKSNSSAVQQLHYQLSSVGYMAANQLYNCYHYSRNNESTTAMKRQIGDYGGHPFVIDIEDAAEQNTAYRTAIWTGEHLQVTLMSIPVGDDIGLEVHNDRDQFFRIEEGDGLVQMGSRENNLTYRRQLSDGSAVMVPAGTWHNITNTGDEPLKLYSIYAPPEHPFGTVHQTKADALASE, encoded by the coding sequence ATGTATTATATTCCTTATTATCCAAATGATCTTCGTTATGCTTCGCAGTCACCCTCTATAACGGAACAGGAGAAAGAAGAGTTAGCAAAAATAACATTAGAGAACTTACAAAAAGATGCTGTGACCATCCAGTTATTAGATCAATTAAGCTCATCTATAAATGAACAACCATTTTTGAATACAATAAATTATACACGTGAGATTAAATTGAGAAACATAAATCAATTGGATTATTTATATAGAAATATCACCGGTAAGGCTCCGCGTTATGAGACAGAAGCAGAAGAAAGAAGCAATTCAGAATTAGGTATACAAGATATTGTGGAACGATGTATAGAAGATTATGAGGAAAACTATAAAGCTAGTCTAAAAAGTAACAGCTCAGCTGTTCAACAATTACATTATCAATTATCATCAGTAGGTTATATGGCTGCAAATCAATTGTATAATTGTTATCATTATTCCAGAAATAATGAATCGACCACTGCTATGAAAAGACAGATTGGGGACTATGGTGGCCATCCATTCGTTATTGATATAGAGGATGCTGCTGAGCAAAATACAGCATATCGAACAGCAATTTGGACTGGAGAACATCTACAAGTCACATTGATGAGTATTCCTGTTGGTGATGATATTGGTTTAGAAGTCCATAACGACCGCGATCAGTTTTTTCGAATAGAGGAAGGTGATGGTTTGGTTCAAATGGGAAGCCGAGAGAATAATTTAACATATCGGCGACAACTGTCTGATGGGAGTGCTGTCATGGTACCGGCAGGAACGTGGCATAATATAACCAATACGGGAGATGAACCACTGAAATTATACTCTATTTACGCGCCCCCAGAACATCCATTTGGAACTGTGCATCAGACAAAAGCGGATGCACTCGCTTCAGAATAA
- a CDS encoding dihydrofolate reductase family protein, with protein MSRKIIYSQMVTLDGYIEGTNGELEWSIPGDELFGFINKKEENIDAHIYGRKMYENMSIWPSKGQAPDASKEERDWAKHWMKVKKYVISSKLKQEDLQWNTELLNGDMVSSILQLKKIRGGDISLGGASLAEEFFHYDLIDEVWLFIFPILLGDGKRMFPTMQNQRNYHLKEYKRFDDTVFLNYERGNNILKGDL; from the coding sequence ATGAGTAGAAAAATTATTTATTCACAAATGGTTACATTAGATGGCTATATTGAAGGAACTAACGGTGAACTGGAATGGAGTATACCAGGTGATGAATTATTTGGATTTATAAATAAAAAGGAGGAAAATATAGACGCACATATATATGGTAGGAAGATGTACGAAAATATGTCTATTTGGCCAAGTAAAGGACAAGCACCGGATGCTTCAAAAGAAGAGAGAGATTGGGCAAAGCACTGGATGAAAGTAAAAAAATATGTGATTTCAAGTAAATTAAAGCAAGAAGATCTACAATGGAATACAGAATTACTGAATGGTGATATGGTGTCATCCATCTTACAATTAAAAAAAATTAGAGGCGGGGATATTTCTCTAGGAGGAGCAAGCTTGGCGGAAGAATTTTTTCATTATGACTTAATCGATGAAGTTTGGTTATTTATTTTTCCAATATTGCTTGGTGATGGCAAGCGGATGTTTCCGACTATGCAAAATCAAAGAAACTATCATTTAAAAGAATACAAGCGTTTTGACGATACTGTTTTTTTAAATTATGAACGAGGAAACAATATATTAAAAGGAGATTTATAG
- a CDS encoding dihydrofolate reductase family protein, producing the protein MSLDRYITGKDDSTQQPLGIGGKSLQNWMFQGSFASEYNNFFTMSEVNRRIFDQPIRSIGEMVVGRRTFDIVNGWNGSHPIAGIPIVVVTHEPPNEYAEQDTIFHFASGFHRAIDTARQIVGDKEVSIGSASNVEKLADELHLHITPVLLGEGKKLFVRSN; encoded by the coding sequence ATGTCCTTAGATAGGTATATCACTGGAAAAGATGATTCCACACAACAACCACTGGGAATAGGTGGAAAATCATTACAAAATTGGATGTTTCAAGGTTCATTTGCTAGTGAATACAATAATTTTTTTACCATGTCTGAAGTGAATCGACGTATATTTGACCAACCCATACGTTCGATAGGTGAAATGGTGGTAGGGAGAAGAACTTTTGATATTGTAAACGGATGGAATGGTAGTCATCCAATAGCAGGTATTCCTATTGTAGTTGTAACACATGAACCACCGAACGAATACGCGGAACAAGATACAATATTTCATTTTGCAAGTGGTTTTCATAGGGCAATTGATACGGCAAGACAAATTGTTGGAGATAAAGAGGTTAGTATTGGAAGTGCTAGCAATGTAGAAAAATTAGCAGATGAACTACATTTACATATTACACCGGTACTATTAGGAGAAGGTAAGAAATTATTTGTAAGAAGTAATTAA
- a CDS encoding alanine/glycine:cation symporter family protein has protein sequence MINILENINDVLWGTPSLILLVGTGLFLTLILKGLQFKRLGYAFKVAFTKDKEDDGTEGDVSNFKALMTSLAGMVGNGNIAGVATAVTLGGPGAIFWMWIVGLVGMATKYAEALLAMKYRVKNEDGEYSSGPMYYIERGIGKKWKPLAVAFAFFGAFAALGIGNSVQSNTIADVMENSFSINGLTTGIILVIFTSLIIFGGLQRISSVASVFVPIMALLYIGASLLIIGLNYDKIIPAFELIFTYAFNPVSAVGGFSGVVVSEAIRNGVSKGIFSNEAGLGTVALIAGNAKTSHPVKQALVAMTGTFIVTIIVCTMTGMVLLVTGFWDTTGGLLSGVSHDASLEAGALTSAAFGSTLGNIGEYVVSISVVFFGFSTILGWYVYGIKCFEYLFGLKYVSIYRTIYIGATFIGTIAQLTTVWAFADMANALMMIPNLIGLLLLYKVVASETNDYFSNFYKQSTKNIG, from the coding sequence ATGATTAACATACTAGAAAATATCAATGACGTTCTTTGGGGAACCCCCAGTTTAATCTTACTGGTTGGAACTGGACTATTTTTAACACTTATTTTAAAGGGCTTACAATTCAAAAGACTTGGCTATGCGTTTAAAGTTGCCTTCACAAAAGACAAAGAAGATGATGGAACGGAAGGTGACGTCAGCAACTTTAAGGCTTTAATGACATCGCTTGCAGGGATGGTCGGTAATGGAAACATTGCCGGTGTAGCAACAGCGGTGACGCTTGGTGGACCAGGGGCAATCTTCTGGATGTGGATTGTTGGACTAGTAGGAATGGCGACGAAATATGCAGAGGCTTTACTTGCGATGAAATATCGCGTGAAAAATGAGGACGGGGAGTATTCCAGTGGTCCAATGTATTATATCGAAAGAGGTATCGGCAAGAAGTGGAAACCGCTTGCTGTTGCTTTTGCCTTTTTTGGTGCTTTCGCAGCATTGGGAATAGGAAATAGTGTACAGTCCAATACAATTGCCGATGTGATGGAAAATAGTTTTAGTATAAATGGTTTAACTACCGGTATTATTCTTGTTATATTCACATCCTTGATTATATTTGGTGGATTACAACGTATTAGCTCAGTGGCGAGTGTATTTGTTCCGATCATGGCACTTCTTTATATTGGTGCATCATTACTAATTATTGGTTTAAATTACGATAAAATTATTCCGGCTTTTGAATTAATATTTACCTATGCATTTAATCCGGTATCAGCTGTTGGTGGATTTTCCGGAGTTGTTGTTTCAGAAGCGATTCGAAATGGCGTATCGAAAGGAATCTTTTCAAATGAAGCAGGTCTTGGTACAGTTGCTTTAATTGCTGGAAATGCAAAAACAAGCCATCCAGTTAAACAGGCATTAGTGGCTATGACCGGTACATTTATAGTTACGATTATTGTTTGTACAATGACAGGAATGGTTTTATTAGTTACTGGTTTTTGGGATACAACAGGTGGGCTTCTTTCTGGAGTCTCACATGATGCTAGTCTTGAAGCCGGAGCGCTAACAAGTGCAGCTTTTGGATCAACGCTAGGTAATATTGGAGAATATGTTGTATCTATTTCTGTTGTATTCTTTGGTTTCTCGACCATTTTAGGGTGGTATGTTTACGGTATAAAATGTTTTGAATATTTATTTGGCTTAAAATATGTAAGCATATATCGAACGATTTATATAGGCGCCACATTTATTGGGACCATTGCACAATTAACAACTGTTTGGGCATTTGCAGATATGGCTAACGCGTTAATGATGATTCCAAACCTTATTGGGTTGTTACTCTTATACAAAGTGGTTGCAAGTGAGACAAACGATTATTTCAGTAACTTTTATAAACAATCTACCAAAAATATTGGTTAA
- a CDS encoding GNAT family N-acetyltransferase, producing the protein MELKKPTTYSSIASYLAEANKNPIKRCGYIGENTNEIKEVLMEDFRLEEMMVAVDGDEIVGVVAFDHEDGEAEVWGPVVTSENPIQTANSLWSQHPFTKQKWKFQFFYHVENEEMRSFAKNLNATVNGYHTVLQCNQFTSTSNTNYEEIDIYNTKMTDSFKALHDTLFPGTYYPAEIILDRLTDEHRLLVRTNGDDDVIGYAYLEGNKQFKEGSVEFIGVDSAYRKQGIGKQLLQQSMILLMIEMEIPTLDLTVNDENIGAIHLYESVGFKKVNNFVHYELR; encoded by the coding sequence ATGGAGCTAAAAAAACCTACTACCTATTCTAGTATCGCTTCATATCTAGCAGAAGCAAATAAAAATCCAATAAAAAGATGTGGTTATATAGGCGAAAATACGAACGAGATAAAAGAAGTATTAATGGAAGATTTTAGATTAGAAGAAATGATGGTTGCCGTAGACGGAGACGAGATTGTAGGAGTGGTTGCTTTTGATCACGAAGATGGGGAAGCAGAAGTTTGGGGTCCAGTAGTAACAAGTGAAAATCCAATTCAAACTGCAAATAGTCTCTGGTCTCAACATCCGTTCACAAAACAAAAATGGAAATTCCAATTTTTTTATCATGTAGAAAATGAAGAGATGAGATCATTTGCGAAAAACTTAAATGCAACCGTAAATGGGTATCATACCGTTCTCCAATGCAATCAATTTACGAGCACAAGTAATACGAATTATGAAGAAATAGATATATATAATACTAAGATGACCGATAGTTTTAAGGCATTGCATGATACCCTTTTTCCTGGTACATATTATCCAGCAGAGATAATCCTCGATCGTCTAACAGATGAACATCGATTATTAGTTCGAACAAATGGTGACGATGATGTAATTGGTTATGCTTATTTAGAAGGAAATAAACAGTTTAAAGAAGGGAGTGTAGAATTTATAGGAGTGGATTCTGCTTATCGAAAACAAGGCATAGGGAAGCAATTATTACAGCAAAGTATGATACTACTTATGATAGAAATGGAAATACCAACTTTGGATTTGACAGTTAATGACGAGAATATAGGTGCCATTCACCTTTATGAATCAGTTGGGTTTAAAAAGGTGAATAACTTTGTGCACTATGAATTAAGATGA
- a CDS encoding GNAT family N-acetyltransferase — MIRRLQDGENVPMKLLLMADPSESIVKSYVRRGVCYVLEKKKQLIGEYVLIPTRPETIEIVNVAVDEYFQGQGFGKKLILHAIEESKRLGYKTIEIGTGNSSVHQLALYQKCGFRITSIDRDFFVRHYKEPIFENGIQVMDMVRLSMDI; from the coding sequence ATGATACGTCGATTACAAGATGGAGAAAATGTTCCAATGAAACTATTATTAATGGCGGATCCATCTGAGAGTATAGTGAAGAGTTATGTAAGAAGAGGGGTTTGTTATGTATTGGAGAAAAAGAAGCAATTAATCGGAGAATATGTACTTATCCCAACAAGACCGGAGACTATAGAAATAGTAAACGTGGCTGTTGATGAATACTTTCAGGGTCAAGGATTTGGAAAGAAACTTATTCTTCATGCAATTGAAGAATCAAAAAGATTAGGATATAAAACGATTGAAATAGGTACGGGGAATTCGAGTGTTCATCAACTCGCGTTATACCAGAAATGTGGATTTCGAATAACCAGTATTGATCGTGATTTTTTTGTGCGGCATTATAAGGAACCAATTTTTGAAAATGGAATACAGGTAATGGATATGGTTCGTTTATCAATGGATATTTAG
- a CDS encoding lysine N(6)-hydroxylase/L-ornithine N(5)-oxygenase family protein, producing MNKKIHDLIGIGVGPFNLSLAVLTEETAEVDAMYFEQEMEFNWHPGMLIEGMDMQTPFLADLVTFANPTSPHTFLNYLHVHNRLYQFYFFNRFTIPREQYNDYCQWVVSNLNHCYFGMRVVDVIDHTEESSPHYEVIVENLVDQTTTSYFSRHIVLGTGSIPNIPKPLQGFPNEDVTHTSRYLYLEDSIKNSKSITVVGSGQSASEVFYDLLKDQKKHGYDLTWFTRSGGFFQKDETSLGKEVFSPEFIDYFHKLSFEGRQESLKTLDSVRNGVDPVMLNKIYEIMYNRSIHADNPSVTIQSSTSVKDINKDTSQSTYQLTCEQWLKQEEFTHSSDKVILATGYKPNLPDWLQRFSEQIIWEDKHLYKVTKDYRLAFKKERHNHIYTLTNLEHSHGSSATNLGLSVLRNQKIINSIAGKSIYPVPQQAVFQQFE from the coding sequence ATGAACAAGAAAATACACGACTTAATTGGTATCGGAGTAGGTCCATTTAATTTAAGCCTTGCTGTTTTAACAGAAGAAACAGCAGAAGTTGATGCAATGTACTTCGAGCAAGAAATGGAGTTTAATTGGCATCCGGGCATGCTTATAGAAGGGATGGATATGCAAACTCCATTTTTAGCAGACTTAGTAACATTCGCTAATCCGACAAGCCCTCATACATTTTTAAACTATTTACATGTACATAATAGACTGTATCAATTTTATTTCTTTAATCGCTTTACCATACCAAGAGAACAGTATAATGATTATTGTCAGTGGGTTGTATCTAACCTCAATCACTGTTATTTTGGGATGCGCGTGGTTGATGTTATTGACCACACCGAAGAAAGCTCGCCTCATTATGAGGTGATTGTGGAGAACCTCGTTGATCAAACAACCACATCTTACTTCTCTCGTCATATCGTATTAGGTACGGGAAGTATCCCGAATATCCCTAAACCTTTACAGGGTTTTCCAAACGAAGATGTCACACATACAAGCAGATATTTATATCTTGAGGATTCAATCAAGAATTCCAAATCTATAACGGTTGTAGGTTCTGGACAAAGTGCATCTGAGGTTTTTTATGATTTGTTAAAGGATCAAAAAAAGCATGGATATGATTTAACTTGGTTCACTCGTTCGGGTGGTTTCTTTCAAAAAGATGAAACAAGCCTTGGTAAAGAAGTTTTTTCACCTGAGTTTATCGATTACTTCCATAAATTATCGTTTGAAGGAAGACAAGAATCACTGAAAACATTGGATAGCGTTCGGAACGGTGTCGACCCTGTCATGTTAAATAAGATTTATGAAATTATGTATAACCGTTCGATTCACGCAGACAATCCATCCGTTACTATTCAATCTTCCACTTCTGTTAAGGATATTAATAAAGATACGTCCCAATCGACTTATCAGCTAACCTGTGAGCAATGGCTAAAGCAAGAGGAATTCACACATTCTTCCGATAAAGTTATTCTTGCAACGGGATATAAACCGAATCTTCCAGATTGGTTACAACGTTTTTCCGAACAGATCATATGGGAAGATAAACATCTGTATAAAGTGACCAAAGATTATCGTTTAGCTTTTAAAAAGGAACGCCATAATCATATTTATACATTAACTAACTTAGAGCATTCTCATGGTTCTAGTGCCACTAACTTAGGCTTATCTGTACTTCGTAATCAAAAAATTATTAATTCAATTGCTGGAAAGAGTATTTATCCTGTACCTCAGCAGGCTGTCTTTCAACAGTTTGAATAA
- a CDS encoding MerR family transcriptional regulator — MDYTVKQIADLSGVSARTLRYYDQINLLKPKMVNDSGYRIYGEEEINRLQQILLYRSMGMKLEQIQSVLDDSTFDIHIALEEHRKQLLAKRKQIDHLLLTVDKTIRYQKGELNMSNNEKFEGFKKEQLEENEKMFGDEIRQKYGEEAVNASNQQWMNMSEKDFKKMQEIEDELFMTLDQLDQSKDLDSKEAQQAFDLHKNWLLYSWSEYSAEAHKGLAEMYAADDRFRKYYNDKAGKEIVDLLRDVIVKYANQQ; from the coding sequence GTGGATTATACCGTAAAGCAAATAGCAGACTTATCAGGTGTTAGTGCACGAACACTTCGATATTATGATCAAATTAATCTGCTTAAGCCAAAGATGGTAAATGATTCTGGATATCGCATTTATGGTGAGGAAGAAATTAATCGTCTGCAGCAAATACTCCTTTATCGATCCATGGGGATGAAGTTGGAGCAAATTCAATCTGTTCTCGATGATTCTACATTTGATATCCATATTGCTTTGGAAGAACACCGTAAACAACTACTGGCAAAACGGAAGCAAATTGACCACTTATTACTGACTGTCGATAAGACGATACGTTATCAAAAAGGAGAATTAAATATGTCGAATAACGAGAAGTTCGAAGGGTTTAAAAAAGAACAATTGGAAGAAAATGAGAAGATGTTTGGTGATGAAATCCGTCAAAAATATGGAGAAGAGGCAGTAAATGCTTCTAATCAACAATGGATGAATATGAGTGAGAAAGATTTTAAGAAGATGCAGGAAATAGAAGATGAATTGTTTATGACATTAGACCAATTAGATCAATCAAAAGATTTAGATTCCAAAGAAGCACAGCAAGCGTTTGACCTTCATAAGAATTGGTTATTGTATAGTTGGTCAGAGTATTCTGCTGAAGCACACAAAGGGTTAGCGGAAATGTATGCAGCAGATGATCGTTTTAGAAAGTATTATAACGACAAAGCGGGTAAGGAAATTGTAGATTTACTTCGCGACGTAATAGTGAAGTATGCGAACCAACAATAA
- a CDS encoding nucleoside deaminase, translated as MQTNPNHQLFMSKAIELAVSNISQGGGPFGAVIIKDNKIIAEGTNQVTNYNDPTAHAEVQAIRQACEKLSTFELKGCTLYTSCEPCPMCLGAIYWARVDAVYYGANRKDAAKINFDDDLIYQEIDLHPSSRKLPFITIPTNDSLLPFETWEKYTNKTHY; from the coding sequence ATGCAAACAAATCCAAATCATCAGCTATTCATGTCAAAGGCTATTGAATTAGCAGTTAGTAATATCTCTCAAGGTGGGGGGCCTTTTGGAGCTGTGATTATAAAAGATAATAAAATAATTGCAGAAGGAACAAACCAAGTAACCAATTACAATGACCCAACTGCACATGCTGAAGTTCAAGCAATTCGCCAAGCTTGCGAGAAGCTTTCGACTTTTGAGTTGAAAGGCTGTACCCTTTATACGAGTTGTGAACCATGTCCAATGTGTTTAGGTGCAATCTATTGGGCAAGAGTTGATGCGGTATATTATGGAGCGAATCGAAAAGATGCCGCAAAGATTAATTTTGATGACGATTTAATCTATCAAGAAATTGACCTTCATCCTAGTTCCCGTAAACTACCTTTTATCACAATTCCTACAAACGATTCCTTACTTCCCTTTGAAACATGGGAAAAATATACAAATAAGACGCATTACTAG
- a CDS encoding NUDIX hydrolase — protein MPKFDQKQAFLQPNSSKKYITPDGYTSDIAVFTIVSNTIVENTSKRKVLPKKLLKLLLIRRVEIDKHGNPNVEGGKWALPGGFVDAKQQETAHESAMRELVEETGVDQVYLKHFGVYDDWGRDPRGWIISNAHYAIVPEGKLTNRKAADDAAEVRLVSIEEAFELPLAFDHRQIIDDALKRIERDMLNTDIAKNFLLHEFTLSELQGVLLTVSNHPKIANKSVFFTKAPKLPFLEKVVDETGNWKKTERNSYRPSQLYRFTNQVIVPSIWE, from the coding sequence ATGCCCAAATTCGATCAAAAACAAGCATTTTTACAACCGAATTCTTCAAAAAAATATATAACTCCAGATGGGTATACAAGTGATATTGCTGTCTTTACTATCGTATCGAATACGATTGTTGAGAATACAAGTAAACGAAAAGTACTACCAAAAAAATTATTAAAACTACTTTTAATTCGAAGGGTTGAAATAGACAAGCATGGAAATCCAAATGTTGAGGGTGGAAAGTGGGCGTTGCCTGGAGGCTTTGTGGACGCAAAACAGCAAGAGACAGCCCATGAATCAGCGATGAGAGAATTAGTAGAAGAAACGGGTGTTGATCAAGTATATCTAAAACATTTTGGAGTTTATGATGACTGGGGACGTGATCCAAGAGGGTGGATTATATCCAATGCGCACTACGCCATCGTTCCTGAAGGTAAATTAACTAATCGCAAAGCAGCAGACGATGCGGCTGAAGTGAGATTGGTTTCTATAGAAGAAGCGTTTGAATTACCATTAGCGTTTGATCATCGTCAAATTATTGATGACGCCTTAAAGCGAATTGAAAGAGATATGTTGAATACAGATATAGCGAAGAATTTTTTGTTACATGAATTTACATTATCAGAACTCCAAGGAGTATTACTTACGGTATCTAATCATCCGAAAATAGCAAATAAATCTGTTTTTTTCACAAAAGCACCGAAGCTTCCTTTTTTAGAAAAAGTTGTTGATGAAACTGGAAATTGGAAGAAAACAGAGCGGAATTCTTATCGACCATCGCAATTATATCGGTTTACGAATCAAGTAATTGTACCATCTATCTGGGAATAA
- a CDS encoding nicotinate phosphoribosyltransferase gives MNYIDDSLALHTDLYQINMAETYWNDDVHNRKAVFDLYFRSLPFGNGYGVYAGLERIIEYMNNFRFTDADLTYLKEIGYQDDFIEYLKSIRFTGTIKSMKEGEIVFANEPILRVEASLAEAQLLETALLNIVNYQTLIATKASRIRQLVGDQLVMEFGTRRAQEMDAAVWGTRAAFIGGFSATSNVRAGKLFGIPVSGTHAHSMIQAYRDEYKAFMKYAERHKDCVFLVDTYDTLRSGVPNAIKAAKELGDSINFQGIRLDSGDLAYLSKEARRMLDEAGFPDAKIYASNDLDEYTIASLLAQGAKIDVWGIGTKLITAYDQPALGAVYKLVSIEDENGDMKDTIKLSGNPEKMTTPAMKKVYRIINKENQHSEGDYLTLENEYPNEQEEVMLFHPVHTYYKKFVSNFEAVNLHHDIFIDGQLVYECPDLAEIQLFTENQLNLFWDEYKRTNYPAEYPVDLSEALWNNKMNHIERVKQAVKDKINKR, from the coding sequence ATGAATTACATTGATGACAGCTTGGCATTACATACGGATTTATATCAAATTAATATGGCAGAAACATATTGGAATGACGATGTTCATAATAGGAAAGCAGTGTTTGATCTATATTTCCGCAGCCTTCCATTTGGAAACGGATATGGAGTGTATGCTGGTTTAGAACGGATAATCGAGTATATGAATAATTTTCGATTTACAGATGCAGATCTAACTTATTTAAAAGAGATTGGTTATCAAGATGACTTTATCGAATATTTAAAAAGTATACGCTTCACTGGTACGATTAAGTCAATGAAAGAAGGGGAAATCGTATTTGCCAATGAGCCGATTCTTCGTGTAGAGGCTAGTCTTGCTGAGGCGCAATTATTAGAAACAGCTTTATTAAATATTGTTAATTACCAAACGCTTATTGCTACCAAAGCATCGCGTATTCGCCAGCTTGTAGGAGATCAGCTTGTAATGGAATTTGGAACGAGAAGAGCGCAGGAAATGGATGCAGCAGTTTGGGGTACTCGCGCTGCATTTATTGGAGGCTTTAGTGCAACGAGTAATGTCCGTGCAGGCAAATTATTTGGTATTCCTGTCTCAGGAACCCATGCGCACTCGATGATTCAGGCGTATCGAGATGAATATAAAGCGTTTATGAAGTACGCCGAACGACACAAAGACTGTGTGTTTCTTGTTGATACATACGATACATTACGTTCAGGAGTTCCGAACGCTATTAAAGCTGCAAAAGAGCTAGGGGATAGTATTAATTTCCAAGGAATACGATTAGACAGCGGAGATTTAGCTTATTTATCAAAAGAAGCAAGAAGAATGCTTGATGAAGCTGGTTTTCCAGATGCAAAAATTTATGCATCGAATGATTTAGATGAATATACGATTGCAAGTCTTCTCGCACAGGGAGCGAAGATTGATGTGTGGGGAATTGGAACAAAGCTGATTACTGCGTATGATCAACCTGCACTAGGTGCAGTATATAAACTTGTGTCTATTGAAGATGAAAATGGGGATATGAAAGATACCATTAAATTATCAGGAAATCCAGAAAAAATGACAACACCTGCTATGAAAAAGGTTTACCGAATTATAAATAAGGAAAATCAACATAGTGAAGGAGATTATCTCACGCTGGAAAATGAGTATCCAAATGAACAAGAAGAAGTGATGTTATTCCATCCGGTGCATACTTACTATAAAAAGTTTGTTTCTAATTTTGAAGCTGTAAATCTCCATCATGATATTTTCATTGATGGACAACTTGTTTATGAATGTCCTGATTTGGCAGAGATTCAATTATTTACTGAAAATCAACTTAATTTATTCTGGGACGAGTATAAAAGAACAAACTATCCGGCTGAGTATCCGGTCGATTTAAGTGAAGCATTATGGAATAATAAGATGAATCATATTGAACGAGTGAAACAAGCAGTAAAAGATAAAATTAATAAACGATAA
- the nadE gene encoding ammonia-dependent NAD(+) synthetase, producing MSDLQKTIIEDLHVEPEIDPKQEIRTRVDFLKSYLKKHTFSTGYVLGMSGGQDSTLLSKLTQIAVNELNEENSTNTYQFIGMKLPYGVQKDADDVDDAIKFVEPSKVLTVNIKESVDASVKALDGAGVEISDFLKGNEKARERMKAQYSVAGAFNCFVLGTDHAAEAVTGFYTKHGDGACDLAPLFGLNKRQGKQMLVALNCPEHLYNKKPTADLEDDRPALPDEEALGVTYEQIDEFLEGKEVAEDSKRTIEGHYLKTMHKREGEVTLYDQWWK from the coding sequence ATGAGTGATTTACAAAAAACGATCATTGAAGATTTGCATGTTGAACCTGAAATTGATCCGAAACAAGAAATTCGTACGCGAGTAGACTTTTTAAAATCATATTTAAAAAAGCATACATTCTCAACAGGATATGTATTAGGTATGTCTGGTGGACAAGACTCCACTTTGTTATCAAAGCTCACGCAAATCGCAGTAAATGAACTAAACGAGGAAAACTCTACAAATACATATCAGTTTATTGGTATGAAGTTACCCTATGGTGTTCAAAAAGATGCCGATGATGTGGATGATGCGATTAAGTTTGTTGAACCAAGTAAAGTATTGACAGTAAATATTAAAGAATCTGTAGATGCAAGTGTAAAAGCTTTAGATGGAGCAGGCGTGGAAATTAGTGATTTTCTAAAAGGAAATGAGAAAGCAAGAGAACGCATGAAAGCTCAATATAGTGTGGCAGGAGCATTTAACTGTTTTGTTTTAGGGACAGATCATGCAGCAGAAGCTGTAACAGGTTTTTATACAAAACATGGTGATGGCGCTTGTGATTTAGCACCTTTATTTGGTCTTAATAAACGCCAAGGTAAGCAGATGTTAGTCGCATTAAATTGTCCGGAGCATTTATATAATAAGAAACCTACTGCTGATCTGGAAGATGATCGACCAGCTTTACCAGATGAAGAAGCATTGGGAGTTACTTATGAACAAATTGATGAATTCTTAGAAGGAAAAGAGGTAGCAGAAGACAGTAAGCGAACAATTGAAGGTCATTATTTAAAAACCATGCATAAACGTGAAGGTGAAGTAACGTTATATGATCAATGGTGGAAATAA